From a region of the Sesamum indicum cultivar Zhongzhi No. 13 linkage group LG3, S_indicum_v1.0, whole genome shotgun sequence genome:
- the LOC105158288 gene encoding random slug protein 5 has protein sequence MEEEDIFHSPQTVLEERDEKADDDEKRKLRLMRATVDTKDPSCKEIDELTLRRFLRARDLDVEKASAMFLKYLAWRRTFVPKGYISESEIRDEIEQKKMFMQGRDKQGRPIAVVFASRHFAAKGGVDEFRRFLVFALDRLCSRIPDGQEKFTIIGDIEGFGYCNSDVRGTIAAINILQEYYPERLGKLYVIHVPYIFMTLWKIVAPFIDKNTRKKIVFVENKRLHATLLEDIDESQLPEVYGGKLELIPIQNG, from the exons ATGGAAGAGGAAGACATCTTTCATTCTCCACAAACTGTGTTGGAAGAGAGAGATGAAAAagctgatgatgatgagaagaGAAAGCTGCGCCTCATGAGAGCTACTGTTGATACCAAAGATCCCTCTTGCAAG GAGATAGATGAGTTAACACTGAGAAGGTTTCTTCGAGCACGCGATCTGGATGTGGAGAAAGCGTCGGCGATGTTCTTGAAATACTTAGCATGGAGGAGAACGTTCGTTCCAAAGGGTTATATTTCGGAGTCTGAGATTAGGGATGAAATAGAACAGAAGAAGATGTTCATGCAAGGCAGAGACAAGCAAGGCCGTCCCATTGCAGTTGTGTTTGCTTCCAGACATTTTGCAGCCAAAGGAGGCGTCGACGAATTCAGAC GTTTCTTGGTGTTCGCGCTTGATAGACTGTGTTCcag AATTCCTGATGGACAAGAGAAGTTCACAATTATTGGAGATATTGAAGGATTTGGCTACTGCAACAGCGATGTTCGTGGAACTATTGCAGCTATCAACATTTTACAG GAATACTACCCAGAAAGACTCGGAAAATTGTACGTCATTCACGtaccatatatatttatgacgTTGTGGAAGATCGTTGCACCATTCATCGACAAAAATACCAGGAAGAAG ATCGTGTTTGTGGAGAACAAGAGACTGCATGCTACTCTGCTAGAGGACATAGACGAAAGCCAGCTTCCAGAGGTTTATGGAGGGAAACTGGAGCTAATTCCCATTCAAAACGGCTAG
- the LOC105158289 gene encoding pentatricopeptide repeat-containing protein At5g50990, whose amino-acid sequence MEVVRRRLVSPGSSLRWSHTTIFTPRPYSTVASPQTLYSVSDDQKLFRILESCKLSPDFRTAVSVHGKIIKHGYGTCPLLLSMLTKVYVACEKPNLARQLLSDVCFLNCDVVSANLLIDSFMKAGEIDVAKKVFSALPARDVVTWNSTIGGCVKNGFFLEAIGMFKEMLRTKFEPDGFTFSSVITACSRLGALNHGKWVHGLMIEKKIKLNYILSSALVDMYSRCGRIETAKSIFDAAQRTNNVSIWNAMINGLAMHGLAVDAISMFKAMEGDNVSPDAVTFIGLLTACSHCGFVEQGRKYFNLMKNDYSIQPQLEHYGAMVDLFARAGLLEEAYAMINKMPMEPDVVIWRTLLSACRTLKNPELGEEVVAKIKHLGSGDYVLLSNTYCSTKKWDNAETVRWSMHKKGVRKSTGKSWVELHGDIHHFRAGDRSHPETEAIHKLLEALIHRTKMEGYVSSPDLVLMDISEEEKEENLNYHSEKLALAFGILKSSPGTEIPISKNLRTCVDCHCWMKIVSKVLHRVITVRDRIRFHRFERGSCTCGDYW is encoded by the exons ATGGAAGTCGTGAGAAGGAGACTTGTTTCTCCAGGGTCATCACTTCGTTGGAGCCATACAACGATTTTCACTCCAAGACCTTATTCAACTGTTGCTTCACCGCAAACCCTTTATTCAGTATCAG ATGATCAAAAACTTTTTCGCATTCTTGAATCATGCAAGTTAAGCCCTGATTTTAGAACTGCAGTTTCTGTGCACGGTAAAATCATTAAACATGGGTATGGAACATGCCCATTACTGTTATCGATGTTGACAAAGGTGTATGTAGCTTGTGAGAAACCCAACCTTGCTCGCCAACTACTCAGTGATGTCTGCTTTTTGAATTGTGATGTGGTCTCTGCCAATCTGTTGATCGATAGTTTCATGAAGGCTGGGGAAATTGATGTTGCCAAGAAAGTATTTTCAGCATTACCTGCACGAGATGTGGTCACATGGAACTCGACAATTGGTGGTTGTGTCAAAAATGGATTCTTTCTGGAGGCAATAGGCATGTTCAAGGAGATGTTAAGGACAAAATTTGAACCGGATGGGTTTACTTTTTCTTCCGTCATAACTGCATGTTCAAGGCTTGGAGCGCTTAATCATGGAAAGTGGGTGCATGGCTTAatgatagagaaaaaaatcaaactaaattatatattgtcgTCTGCCCTAGTAGACATGTACTCAAGATGCGGAAGAATTGAAACAGCAAAATCTATATTTGATGCTGCTCAAAGAACTAATAATGTTTCCATATGGAATGCAATGATAAATGGGTTGGCAATGCATGGTCTTGCTGTCGATGCAATTTCGATGTTCAAAGCCATGGAAGGGGATAATGTTTCACCTGATGCAGTAACCTTCATTGGTCTTCTCACAGCATGTAGCCACTGTGGTTTTGTAGAACAGGGTCGCAAGTATTTTAATCTAATGAAAAATGATTACTCAATTCAGCCGCAACTTGAGCATTACGGAGCAATGGTTGACCTCTTTGCAAGAGCAGGACTTCTAGAAGAAGCTTATGCAATGATTAACAAAATGCCAATGGAGCCTGATGTTGTTATATGGAGGACGCTTCTTAGTGCTTGTAGAACTCTCAAAAATCCTGAGTTGGGCGAAGAAGTTGTTGCAAAAATAAAGCATCTTGGTAGTGGGGATTATGTTTTGTTGTCGAATACTTACTGCTCGACTAAGAAATGGGATAATGCAGAAACGGTGAGATGGTCTATGCACAAGAAGGGAGTTCGTAAGAGTACTGGCAAGAGTTGGGTTGAATTGCATGGTGACATCCACCACTTCAGGGCGGGTGATAGGTCGCACCCTGAAACTGAAGCAATCCACAAATTATTAGAAGCTTTAATCCATCGCACTAAAATGGAAGGTTATGTCTCCTCACCTGACTTAGTTTTGATGGATATatcagaagaagaaaaggaggaaaacTTGAACTATCACAGCGAAAAATTGGCCTTGGCATTTGGGATCCTGAAATCCAGTCCTGGAACTGAAATTCCAATTTCCAAAAACCTGCGTACTTGTGTTGATTGCCACTGTTGGATGAAAATCGTGTCTAAGGTATTACATAGGGTAATAACAGTGAGGGATAGGATTCGCTTTCATAGGTTTGAAAGGGGCTCATGCACCTGTGGTGACTATTGGTAG